The following are encoded together in the Saccharospirillaceae bacterium genome:
- the folK gene encoding 2-amino-4-hydroxy-6-hydroxymethyldihydropteridine diphosphokinase, which produces MSYFLLGLGSNIEPENNLRKALELLQQQGEVVSASPAVTTEAVGDTFHFAFMNQLVILHSEQQPNFLKIKLQNIERALGREAKNPERKEKDRTIDIDILYRSDEMNLCLNAELEDSYNQQVQQLWLEQNNGITQN; this is translated from the coding sequence ATGAGCTATTTTTTATTAGGTTTAGGCAGCAACATTGAACCAGAGAATAACCTCAGAAAAGCCTTGGAATTATTACAACAGCAGGGGGAAGTTGTTTCCGCATCGCCCGCCGTTACAACCGAAGCAGTGGGTGATACTTTCCACTTTGCGTTTATGAATCAGCTGGTTATTTTGCACAGCGAACAGCAGCCGAACTTTCTCAAAATAAAATTGCAAAATATCGAACGCGCACTTGGACGGGAAGCAAAAAATCCCGAAAGAAAAGAGAAAGACCGCACAATTGACATTGATATTCTCTATCGTTCCGATGAGATGAACCTTTGCCTTAATGCCGAACTTGAGGACAGTTACAATCAACAAGTTCAGCAATTATGGCTGGAGCAAAATAACGGGATTACTCAGAACTGA
- a CDS encoding DUF4124 domain-containing protein — MKLLTGMLLLLLLTPVMAEVYQWRDEHGRLQFSDSPPAQQSGKDTLRVETIKLEPITEIQSVKPKVSLTPAGRWREKEAAAKSRKKNRRLEREREARRSAANKRRCKNARSKYRSHQMKPVAAGSLSSLRKKHARRERLKQKMKAYCH; from the coding sequence ATGAAATTGTTAACAGGGATGTTATTGCTGCTGTTGTTAACCCCGGTAATGGCGGAAGTGTATCAGTGGCGCGATGAACATGGGCGACTGCAGTTTTCGGATTCGCCACCCGCGCAGCAATCGGGGAAAGACACTCTAAGAGTAGAGACTATCAAGCTTGAACCCATCACTGAAATTCAATCAGTAAAACCCAAAGTAAGCCTGACCCCTGCTGGTCGTTGGCGCGAAAAGGAAGCCGCAGCCAAGTCCCGTAAGAAAAACCGGCGTCTGGAACGGGAACGGGAAGCGCGACGCTCAGCGGCTAACAAACGTCGGTGTAAGAATGCACGCTCGAAGTATCGCAGTCACCAGATGAAACCAGTGGCAGCAGGCAGTCTCAGCAGTCTGCGAAAGAAGCATGCCAGGCGTGAACGATTGAAACAAAAAATGAAGGCGTATTGCCACTGA
- a CDS encoding HDOD domain-containing protein, producing the protein MTEKLIIPPRPELLMEIQQLLSDANPETSELIRLIRRDVGLYTVLLSTVNSPLFRRQFLIESVEHAVATLGIERVSSLVQAVAMRTSIDPDGRLLRFWEAATEVATVCHQLAHSTRSMPADSAYTLGMMHDIGVAVMLDSFENYDVVIGDANSCNAAFIRRVERNSFATDRFEIAGRLAKEWYMPGDVSEALLLQAHAQAALMGNATVSKEVLTANSLLILAKDISAEYQSYWSFESRDALAKLVDKATAYLEIDEDEYLDMKDDLVERLVLSEIDN; encoded by the coding sequence ATGACTGAGAAGCTTATTATCCCACCGCGCCCGGAACTGCTGATGGAAATTCAGCAGTTACTGTCTGATGCCAATCCTGAAACCTCGGAACTTATTCGCCTTATCCGCCGCGATGTCGGCCTTTATACTGTGCTGCTATCGACGGTGAACAGTCCTTTGTTTCGTCGTCAGTTCCTGATTGAATCGGTTGAGCACGCGGTGGCAACGTTGGGTATTGAACGGGTTTCGAGTCTTGTTCAGGCAGTGGCTATGAGAACCTCCATCGATCCGGACGGGCGTTTGCTGCGTTTTTGGGAGGCGGCAACAGAGGTGGCAACAGTATGTCATCAGCTGGCTCACAGTACCCGATCTATGCCTGCCGATTCTGCGTATACCTTGGGTATGATGCATGATATTGGTGTAGCGGTGATGCTCGACAGTTTTGAAAACTACGATGTTGTTATCGGTGACGCCAACAGTTGTAATGCTGCTTTTATCCGACGGGTAGAGCGAAACAGTTTTGCAACTGATCGGTTTGAAATTGCCGGGCGATTGGCGAAAGAATGGTACATGCCGGGTGACGTCAGTGAAGCCCTGTTGTTGCAAGCCCATGCTCAGGCTGCGTTGATGGGGAATGCGACGGTCAGTAAAGAGGTCTTAACCGCCAACAGTTTGTTGATTCTGGCGAAAGATATCAGCGCAGAATATCAGAGTTATTGGAGCTTTGAGTCGCGCGATGCGCTCGCTAAACTGGTTGATAAGGCAACTGCTTACCTTGAAATTGATGAGGATGAGTATCTGGATATGAAAGATGATTTGGTTGAGCGACTGGTTTTGTCAGAAATAGACAACTGA
- a CDS encoding DNA ligase has translation METYLTILLFFLASLWPIYAVSNQTMAPPLMLAQQYIQGIDVNKYFVSEKLDGVRAYWDGQQLRTRSGQKIAAPVWFLAALPKDRLDGELWLGRGRFDEISGLVRRKKPKDADWANVRYMVYDLPDMVAPFYERLWVLRTLVAEQRKPWLKAVDQRKLNSEQELKDRLAQVVVGGGEGLMLRHSRAYYQVNRSNDLLKLKPLYDAEATVLAHIPGEGKYQGMMGSLLVRDSDGREFRLGTGFTDHERRYPPQIGSLVTFSFNGVTNSGVPRFARFLRERLPE, from the coding sequence ATGGAAACCTATTTAACGATTTTGTTATTTTTCCTCGCCAGTTTGTGGCCAATTTATGCCGTTTCTAACCAGACGATGGCACCGCCTTTGATGCTGGCGCAGCAATACATTCAGGGTATTGACGTGAATAAGTATTTTGTCAGTGAAAAACTGGATGGTGTCCGTGCTTACTGGGATGGTCAGCAGCTACGTACGCGTTCCGGTCAGAAAATCGCGGCACCGGTATGGTTTTTAGCGGCTTTACCCAAAGATCGGTTAGATGGCGAACTCTGGTTAGGACGTGGACGATTTGACGAGATCAGTGGCCTGGTGCGTCGTAAAAAACCGAAAGATGCTGATTGGGCCAACGTCCGATATATGGTTTATGACCTGCCGGATATGGTGGCACCGTTTTACGAACGACTCTGGGTCTTGCGTACGCTGGTTGCAGAGCAGCGTAAACCCTGGCTGAAAGCGGTTGATCAGAGAAAGCTGAACTCAGAGCAGGAGCTTAAAGATCGTTTGGCGCAGGTCGTGGTTGGCGGTGGCGAGGGGCTGATGTTGCGTCACTCGCGTGCCTATTATCAGGTGAACCGCAGCAACGATTTGCTCAAACTGAAACCATTGTACGACGCAGAGGCAACGGTTTTGGCGCATATTCCCGGAGAAGGGAAATACCAGGGGATGATGGGGTCTTTGCTGGTAAGAGACAGTGATGGCCGTGAGTTTCGGCTGGGCACCGGATTCACGGATCATGAGCGTCGCTATCCGCCGCAGATAGGCAGCTTGGTGACTTTCTCATTTAACGGTGTGACCAACTCGGGTGTGCCGCGGTTCGCGCGTTTCTTACGGGAGCGGTTGCCTGAGTGA
- the recJ gene encoding single-stranded-DNA-specific exonuclease RecJ yields MTKIITRPVPDQWQLGDIPERLQRIYAARGVVHANELELQLKQLLPWQTLKGINTAVDLLLPVVLQQKKLLIVGDFDVDGATSTALAIRALRLLGAVNLDYLVPNRFDFGYGLSPELVEVARQRSPDLIMTVDNGIASVAGVAAAAECGIPVLVTDHHLPGEQLPDAAAIVNPNQPGCQFASKSACGCTVVFYVMLALRARLNETHNLSQPVNMAQLLDLVALATVADVVPLDFNNRILVEQGLRRIRAGQVQAGMDALLRLAGKVPQTIVSSDFGFALGPRLNAAGRLDDMSLGIECLLTDDPSLAVSMAQELDEMNRNRREIEQGMQQEALNYLKDFSVDNLPVGVCLYQPDWHQGVIGILASRIKDKVHRPVIAFAADSDADEPELKGSARSIAGLHMRDALDEVDKQYPGLIKKFGGHAMAAGLTLNSGCYQAFSTAFNHVCERHLSSSQLEQNIDSDGELLVSEYTLELAQQLRWAGPWGQNFPEPVFHGRFRVLQQRIVGERHLKMVLQPHGSDQLLDAIQFNIDPQRWPNLNIDQVTAAFQLDVNEFRGQINVQLLVRYLETDIGNV; encoded by the coding sequence ATGACCAAGATTATTACCCGGCCAGTGCCCGATCAGTGGCAGCTTGGCGACATCCCTGAACGACTGCAGCGCATTTATGCCGCGCGAGGGGTTGTTCATGCTAACGAGCTTGAGCTGCAATTAAAGCAGCTTTTGCCCTGGCAAACTCTGAAAGGCATCAACACCGCAGTGGATTTATTACTGCCGGTTGTGCTGCAGCAGAAAAAGCTCCTGATCGTAGGTGATTTTGATGTTGATGGGGCTACCAGTACCGCCTTAGCTATCCGTGCATTGCGCTTATTAGGCGCGGTCAACCTCGATTATCTGGTGCCCAATCGGTTTGATTTTGGCTATGGCTTATCGCCTGAATTGGTTGAGGTTGCGCGCCAGAGGTCACCCGATCTGATTATGACGGTTGATAATGGCATTGCATCTGTGGCGGGTGTCGCGGCGGCGGCGGAGTGTGGCATTCCGGTGCTGGTCACCGACCACCATTTGCCGGGAGAACAGCTACCGGATGCCGCTGCGATTGTTAATCCGAATCAGCCAGGGTGCCAGTTTGCCAGTAAATCCGCTTGTGGCTGCACCGTAGTGTTTTATGTGATGCTGGCGTTACGCGCACGTTTGAACGAGACGCACAATCTCAGTCAGCCGGTCAATATGGCACAGTTGTTAGATTTGGTGGCACTGGCGACAGTTGCTGATGTGGTTCCGCTGGATTTCAACAATCGGATTCTGGTGGAGCAGGGGCTTCGCCGCATACGTGCTGGCCAGGTTCAAGCAGGTATGGATGCGTTATTGCGTTTAGCTGGCAAAGTACCTCAAACCATTGTGTCGTCGGATTTTGGTTTTGCTTTGGGACCGCGGTTGAATGCTGCAGGACGGCTTGATGATATGTCATTGGGGATAGAATGCCTGCTGACCGATGATCCATCTCTGGCTGTATCAATGGCTCAAGAGCTGGATGAAATGAATCGCAACCGGCGTGAAATAGAGCAGGGCATGCAGCAGGAAGCCCTGAATTACCTGAAAGACTTCTCCGTGGATAACTTGCCGGTGGGTGTATGTTTGTACCAGCCCGACTGGCACCAGGGGGTTATTGGAATTCTCGCGTCCCGTATTAAGGATAAAGTGCATCGTCCGGTAATTGCTTTTGCAGCGGATAGTGATGCGGACGAGCCGGAACTGAAAGGATCTGCCCGCTCAATCGCCGGATTGCACATGCGAGATGCGCTCGATGAAGTTGATAAACAGTATCCGGGCCTGATCAAAAAATTTGGTGGTCATGCTATGGCAGCGGGCCTGACATTAAATTCTGGTTGTTATCAGGCCTTCAGTACGGCTTTTAATCATGTGTGTGAGCGCCATCTAAGCAGCAGTCAGCTTGAGCAAAATATTGACAGCGATGGAGAACTGCTGGTGTCGGAATATACGCTTGAGCTGGCGCAGCAACTGCGCTGGGCCGGTCCTTGGGGGCAGAACTTTCCCGAACCTGTGTTTCACGGTCGTTTCCGCGTATTACAGCAACGCATCGTTGGTGAGCGGCATTTAAAAATGGTGTTGCAGCCACACGGGAGCGATCAACTGTTGGATGCTATCCAGTTTAACATTGACCCGCAGCGTTGGCCGAATCTGAATATTGACCAGGTGACAGCTGCGTTTCAGCTGGATGTGAACGAATTTCGTGGTCAGATCAATGTGCAACTATTGGTGAGATATCTGGAAACTGACATAGGAAATGTCTGA
- a CDS encoding SDR family NAD(P)-dependent oxidoreductase yields the protein MTNTVFISGAGKRLGKQLAEHYLAQKFRVIAHFNTVNELPDHPLLTCIQADLSHPQQLQELCQQLKQYGPYSGVIHNASCFVADHVAADAGESLTAHFQKHFAVHALAPMAITEALQDSWSENSWMTVITDIYSEIPNEKFAVYCASKAALQNWALSMAQRLSPRVRTNIIQPGPIQFLPEHNEAYRNKVLSQSLIKHELGYQAIVEACDYLANSHAVCGNVMRVDGGRFVANRYTQTFSSE from the coding sequence ATGACGAATACAGTATTTATTTCCGGTGCGGGTAAGCGCCTTGGTAAGCAACTGGCAGAGCATTATCTGGCTCAGAAGTTTCGGGTAATCGCTCATTTTAATACAGTGAATGAATTACCGGATCATCCGTTATTAACCTGTATTCAGGCGGATCTATCGCATCCTCAGCAGTTACAAGAACTGTGTCAGCAACTCAAACAATATGGACCTTACAGCGGTGTTATTCATAACGCGTCATGCTTTGTCGCCGATCATGTGGCGGCCGATGCCGGTGAGTCTTTGACGGCGCATTTTCAGAAGCACTTCGCGGTTCATGCTCTGGCACCAATGGCGATTACAGAAGCATTGCAGGATAGCTGGTCAGAAAATAGTTGGATGACCGTGATTACAGACATTTACAGCGAAATTCCCAACGAGAAATTTGCGGTGTATTGTGCATCCAAAGCGGCGTTACAGAATTGGGCTTTGAGTATGGCGCAGCGTTTATCACCGCGGGTGCGAACTAATATTATTCAGCCCGGACCGATTCAGTTTTTACCAGAGCACAACGAGGCCTATCGCAACAAGGTATTGTCTCAATCATTAATTAAACATGAGCTGGGATACCAGGCCATAGTCGAAGCCTGTGATTACCTGGCAAACAGTCACGCGGTATGTGGCAATGTGATGCGGGTAGATGGCGGTCGTTTTGTCGCAAACCGGTATACCCAGACGTTCAGTTCTGAGTAA